A stretch of DNA from Candidatus Binataceae bacterium:
TTCCTTGAACTCGGGCATCACGTCGCCGTACAGCATCCGCCCGCGCCGCACCCGCGGATAGACCGCGATCAGGATGAGCGGCGAGAGCACCAGCGCCGAGGCCAGGTTGTTCAACACGATGATGTTGCCCAGTACGGCGAAGGGCCGAAAACCGAGCAGGTTGTCGCCCCATCCGACGATATCCGCGCACAGCACGCTCGCCGCGAGGCATACGCCGACGTACTTCGCGATCGCGCCGGGCGAGCGCACAACCGGGCTCTGCCCTTCGGCAATCACGTTCCATGCCTTGTACGGGATATAACCGAAGAAGAGGTTGGCGAAGAAGCCGAAGATGTCGCCTGGGCCGACGCCGCCGAAAAAGTCGCCGATCATGTTGCCGATCGCCGAGCCCCACGCCGCCGCCGGTCCGAACAGGAACGAGCAGACCACCGGAATCGCGTTGGCGGGGCGCAGCTCCGTGACCCCCGGGATCAGCGGAACGACCTTGAACGGCACCAGCACGGCCGCGTATAGCGCCGCCGAAATCGCGCACAGCACCACCATCCGGGTGTTGCGCCACATCAGGCTCAGATCCCCCATCGGGCGTAAGTATGCCGACCCGAGCCCGTTAATC
This window harbors:
- a CDS encoding QueT transporter family protein; translated protein: MWRNTRMVVLCAISAALYAAVLVPFKVVPLIPGVTELRPANAIPVVCSFLFGPAAAWGSAIGNMIGDFFGGVGPGDIFGFFANLFFGYIPYKAWNVIAEGQSPVVRSPGAIAKYVGVCLAASVLCADIVGWGDNLLGFRPFAVLGNIIVLNNLASALVLSPLILIAVYPRVRRGRMLYGDVMPEFKERPRRVRAAGLAMLVAGEAGAWLLGNLISTGHWAPAFLSAAMAQPPYDKAIAIVVSPFILLAVAGVGLM